The segment GCTGGAGTCCACATGAGCCTTTGCAAAGACCTTCTGTGGATCGTTCATGTACTTGCGTGAAAGGTATTTTATATCCTTTGATACGGTTGCTGAGAACAGAAGTGTCTGCCTGTCATCCGGGCATTCCATTACGATCTCTTCCACATCATCGATGAATCCCATATCAAGCATCCTGTCCGCTTCATCAAGAACAAGCATTTCCACGTTGTCCAGATCGATGGTTCCTCTTCCGATATGGTCCAGCAGTCTTCCGGGTGTTGCAACAACAATATCTGCTTTTCCCAGCTTTTTGACCTGCGGGCCAATTGCAACTCCACCGTAAACGGATGCAATTTTAAGTTTCTTATGACGTGAAAATTCTTTCAGTGAGTTATGGACCTGCTCGGCAAGTTCCCTTGTAGGTGTTAGTACCAGAGCCCCGATGCCCTGTCCTCTTTCGATCTTCTGTATGATACCGCATCCAAAAGCAAGCGTTTTACCGGATCCGGTAGCAGCTCCTCCGATGATATCCTTTCCTTCCAGAATAAGCGGGATGGCCATTTCCTGGATCTCAGTGGGAGCTTCAAAACATTTTTCTTCTATTGATCTCAGGATCGCGTCTTCGATCCCCAAGTTTTTAAATGATTCCATGGTGATTACCTGTTAATTATATCTAATTCTTAAAAGAAGAAGAGCGATATCTTTGCTCTCGTTCTTGCAAATCCCCACCGGAAATCTTGTCAGAAATCATTTTTTATGTTAAATTATGATGGGAATTTAGGCATTTTAGTTTCAGATGCCCTCTCATACATCTTTCTACTTATAAACATTGTCCTATGTGAGGTATCTAATAATTTTTATCCTTCTCTTCCTAAAAGATAGTGTGGAATGAACTGACTGTAAGGGGGGCGGGGTTGCAGGGCGAATGTCAGGAAAATGCCAAGTTTTATCAATAACAATAAAAGATATAGACCACCTTAAAAGAGCATTCTATCAAAGAGATTACCATGTCAAAATTTTCTCCCGTCATCGCAGCACGTGCGGTCTGGCAGATGAGAGTACGAAAAAGACCTTTTGTTCTCTCACATGCGGTCAATTCCAGGTGTAACATGAGCTGTAGCTTTTGTGAATACTGGAAGGAGCAGGGCGGTGAGATGGCCCTTGATGACATTTTCAGGATGCTTGACGATGCCAGCTCTTTTGGTATTGGCGTTTATAATGCCTGGACCGTTGAACCTCTTCTTCGTGAGGATCTGCCACAGATCCTTGCTTATGCAAAAAGTAAGGGCATGATAACTTCCCTGATAACCAATGGGAAATTGCTGAAAGAGAGAGCTAACGACTTTCATGATCTTGATTATCTTTCTGTTTCCGTGGACGGAACAAAAAGCTACAAAGAGATCCGTGGCATGGACTTTGAAGTCCTTCTTGATGCGATCATGGCCGTTAAGGACAAACTTAAGAATCCTCTGCTGATGAACTGTGTGATCAGCGGAAAGAACCTCGATGACATCGAAGAGCTCATTCAGCTTGCACGAGATATCGATGTGAAGATATCCTTTGAGCCGTTGTATGAGTTCAGCGGGATCAAGGATAATGTATGGGACAGCATGGGTATTCGTGACGTGGGTAAATATCACAGTACCATCGATCGGATCATTGAGATGAAAAAGGAAGGTTACCCTATCATAAATTCGTTCACATATCTTGAAATGATCCGGGAGCTGAAAAAAGGCTACAATTGCCATGTCAACAACCTGATACTGAATGTAACAGCAGATGGTTCAATTGAGCATTGCCGTGTTCACAGGGAGAAGATGGGCAATGTAAAGGATGGTATCGTTAATGTGTGGAATGCTTCAAAGGACAGGCAAAATACACTGGCGAAGAATTGTGAGGGTTGTTTCTTCTTCGGCTATGTTGAGAACAGCCTGATGTATGACCTGAATCTTGAGGTCATGCAGCATTATGAGTGGATGTGATCCCACTTCATTTGATAATTATCCGGAACTGGCAGTTAATCCATTGGTTTCAACTTCGATTAGTTATGTGTAAGGATCTTTTTTCTGGATTTCTTTTGAAAGAGCTTATATATTAAAGCAAATATGTCCTTATTGCCTTTTAAGAGGTGAATCTTTAGTTTGTTAATTAGTTAGTTTGTATCAATGTTTCAGGAATAGCATTTGGGTAAATAAAAAATTATTATTTTGAGGTTTAGTTATGGATGGTTATCAATTGTTTATGGCAATGCTTGCAGTCTACCTTTGTGGACTGATCGGCATTGGCTGGTACTTTACAAAAAGACAAAAGACAGTAACCGATTTCTGGCTTGCCGGTCGTAAGGTCGGTACAATAGGGGTCGGATTTTCCTCGGCAGCTTCATGGCTGACCGCTGGTGGAATATTAGCCGTGATAGGATTCTTCATGCTACTTGGAATGGGCTCCATATGGGGTTTTGTAGCACCGAACATTCTTGCACTGCTTATAATCGCTATATTCGTGAAGAGGATCAAACATCTTCCTGCTATTACACAGGCAGAGCTGCTTGAACAGAGGTACAGTTCTGCTATCCGTGCTCCTGTGGGAATTATCATCACGATCGTAATGATCCTTTTCGCAGTTGCCGATATCAAGGGATTTGCTCTTGTGTTGCAGATATTCTACGGTGTTGATCCGATCTATGCAGCATTGATAGTTGCCCTTGCAGTATCCGTATATGTTACTCTTGGTGGACTGCATGCCGTTGTCTGGACCGATGTGATCCAGTTCGCGTTCCTTTCCATATTTGCGATCATTATGGCATTCCTTGCAGTTGATTCAGTTACTTCTAATGTTGCTACTATATCAACAGCATCAGATCTATTCTCCGGCGTTCCCGGCGACTGGTGGAACCCGTTCATCATCGGTATCCCAATGGTGCTGATTTTCGTATTTGCTATTATCCCTGGATGGATCACTGAGCAGGACCCATGGCAGAAGGTCTGGGCAGCTAAGGATTCAACATCAGCAAGAAACGGTCTGGTGCTTGGTTCTCTTCTTGTAACAATTGTGTTCAGTGCATGTGCAGTTATTGCTATTGCTCTCAGTGCATTGTATCCGGAGATTCCTGCAGCAGGTTTCCCAATGGGAATGGCTCAGGCAGAACCTGCATTACTGACCTACATTGTAAGCACATTCTCACCTGCAATTATCGGCCTCAGCGCTATTGGTCTTGCAGCAGCTTCAATGTCCTGTGCTGATACCTTTGCAACATCCGGTGCATCATGTGTCTCACGTGATATCTACCAGAGGTTCATAAGGCCGGACGCAACAATGAAGCAGATGCTTGCCATCAACAGGCTTAGTGTCCTTTTCATAGTCGCTGCAGCAACTGTGGCTTCATTCTTCATTGATGGTATCATCGAAGCGATCCACATTGCAACCTTCATTGCAAGTGCATCCTACTTCTTCCCTCTCATGGGCGGATTGTACTGGAAGCGTGCTACCAAGGAAGGTGCACTGGCCGGTCTGATCGTTGGTGCTGTTGCACAGATCAGTTTTACAATATATGACAAGGTAATGACCTCACCTATGGCTCCACCATACCTTGAGACCGTACATCCGATCCTCATGAACCATGGTGTCATTGTGGGAATGGCCCTCAGTGGAATTGCATTCTTCGGTGTCTCATTCATGACAAGGCCATCAAATATTGTTAATCTTGCTCCTTTCTTCAAGGAAGCAGCAGAAGAGCTGGCAAGTCACGAGGCCCAGGCAGTTGATGAGGACAGTGCAGAGTACAAGAAGTTCCTGAAGAACGTCGATGAGCAGATCACAGGAGAACGTGCACACCTTCACCTGAGGCTTGAAGGTTCTGCAACTGTTAACTGGACAAGGTTCGTTGAACAGCTCAAGGATTCCTATGCTGCATGGGTCACACCAACAGGCATTGATTCTGTGTACAGGCTTATCCAGGCTGACATGCTTGCATGTGTTTCCATCACACGAGGTGAGGGCGAGAAGGAGATCTGGTTCGCATCCGAACCACCTGTTGACTCTGTGGAGATGCAGAAAAGGGAACTTTTCATCGCATACAAAGAGGTTGCAGCTGCTCTCGAAGAGACCGGCGTGATCCTCACAATGGCAAACAACGACTAAATCTTAGACTGACACTCCCTCTCATCAGGGAGTGCTATCCCTTTTTTTCAATAACCTTTTTTACCAATGGTGCCCATTATTTTTTGATAAACTGTTTGTGATGTGTACAATGAATAGAACAATTATAACAACAGTATTCATTTTCGCTATTGCACTAATGGCATCAGGATGCATTGATGAACTCGTTCCTGTGGATGAGGAAGCTGTAGCTCCTGACCTTTCCACATATGAGCTGCAAGTCTTTTACGACACCACGGAAGAAGGCGATCTGTTAAACACGACCACTTTCTATCTTACAGACAACGGATCTGCTAATGTAGTTCATATGGTCGTGAATGCTTCTGTAATTGAGGTGATCCCTCTTGAGGATATACTGAATCCTAACAAGGAGGCAATCTCTAATATAGTCATACTTGCAGGCAACGCTGAGGATACTGAACCCTCCTTTGAGACCTTTGAAACGCTTTCAACATCTTCGATAGATGATGTGCCTGTTTTTAATTATACTATGGAAGAGGAGGTAATCCGGGGGCAGAAGCACATCTACATGAAGTTCAATGAAAGTATCACCGGAATTGTGGCTTATAGCATGACGGCTCCCATGGGGCAGGATTTCATGTACATACCTTCCCATGATTCGGTTGTAAGGTTCGTCCTTCCTGAAGGCTTTACAACAGGTAATCCGTTTATAGGCAAAGTGAGCCCTGAGCCTGAAGAAAGATACTTTGACGATCTTAACAGGGAGGTCCTTGTATGGTACGATCTGCGTGCAACAGCCGGTTCTTTCACAGAGATGGCAAGGGAATTCCTTAAGGTAGAGATCACTGAAGAGGATCTGCCTTACAACCCTATAGTTATCAAGTTCTATTCGACATCCGCTCCCCGCATGCTTTTAATAGGTACGATCATCCTTGGTGGCGGAGCACTTATTGTACTTGGTAACTACCTTTCAACGAGAAGACGACTTCGCAAGGCCCGGGAGGTCATCGAAGAAGGATTCGATGAGAAAGGAAAGAACAAATTGAAATGAGGCCTGTTACAGGCCCACTTTTTTGATTTCGATTTAGAAAGATATCTATTTTCAGAAAATAAATTCCATTCCGTCATAACCCAGCGGGAATGTGGCAACTGCCTCTTCATGAGGCTTGTAATAGTGGCTCAGGTGTGTCATCACGACCTCCTTCGCCCTTATTTTTTCAGCCATTTCCGTGGCCTCTTTTGCATCCATGTGTTTCTTTACATGGAATCCTACATCATCCGGGATAATAGCATCCACAATGAACAGGTCAGGGTCCATTATAAGTTCAAGACTTTTTTCCGGGATATTGTTGTCCGTGTCCCCGCTGATGACCACTTTCCTGTCACCTTCGCGTATGATGACACCTATCGCCTTTTCAACAGGGGGATGATTGACCTCGAAGACCGTGAACTCAAGTCC is part of the Methanococcoides methylutens MM1 genome and harbors:
- a CDS encoding radical SAM protein, translating into MSKFSPVIAARAVWQMRVRKRPFVLSHAVNSRCNMSCSFCEYWKEQGGEMALDDIFRMLDDASSFGIGVYNAWTVEPLLREDLPQILAYAKSKGMITSLITNGKLLKERANDFHDLDYLSVSVDGTKSYKEIRGMDFEVLLDAIMAVKDKLKNPLLMNCVISGKNLDDIEELIQLARDIDVKISFEPLYEFSGIKDNVWDSMGIRDVGKYHSTIDRIIEMKKEGYPIINSFTYLEMIRELKKGYNCHVNNLILNVTADGSIEHCRVHREKMGNVKDGIVNVWNASKDRQNTLAKNCEGCFFFGYVENSLMYDLNLEVMQHYEWM
- a CDS encoding sodium:solute symporter — its product is MDGYQLFMAMLAVYLCGLIGIGWYFTKRQKTVTDFWLAGRKVGTIGVGFSSAASWLTAGGILAVIGFFMLLGMGSIWGFVAPNILALLIIAIFVKRIKHLPAITQAELLEQRYSSAIRAPVGIIITIVMILFAVADIKGFALVLQIFYGVDPIYAALIVALAVSVYVTLGGLHAVVWTDVIQFAFLSIFAIIMAFLAVDSVTSNVATISTASDLFSGVPGDWWNPFIIGIPMVLIFVFAIIPGWITEQDPWQKVWAAKDSTSARNGLVLGSLLVTIVFSACAVIAIALSALYPEIPAAGFPMGMAQAEPALLTYIVSTFSPAIIGLSAIGLAAASMSCADTFATSGASCVSRDIYQRFIRPDATMKQMLAINRLSVLFIVAAATVASFFIDGIIEAIHIATFIASASYFFPLMGGLYWKRATKEGALAGLIVGAVAQISFTIYDKVMTSPMAPPYLETVHPILMNHGVIVGMALSGIAFFGVSFMTRPSNIVNLAPFFKEAAEELASHEAQAVDEDSAEYKKFLKNVDEQITGERAHLHLRLEGSATVNWTRFVEQLKDSYAAWVTPTGIDSVYRLIQADMLACVSITRGEGEKEIWFASEPPVDSVEMQKRELFIAYKEVAAALEETGVILTMANND
- a CDS encoding DUF5803 family protein gives rise to the protein MNRTIITTVFIFAIALMASGCIDELVPVDEEAVAPDLSTYELQVFYDTTEEGDLLNTTTFYLTDNGSANVVHMVVNASVIEVIPLEDILNPNKEAISNIVILAGNAEDTEPSFETFETLSTSSIDDVPVFNYTMEEEVIRGQKHIYMKFNESITGIVAYSMTAPMGQDFMYIPSHDSVVRFVLPEGFTTGNPFIGKVSPEPEERYFDDLNREVLVWYDLRATAGSFTEMAREFLKVEITEEDLPYNPIVIKFYSTSAPRMLLIGTIILGGGALIVLGNYLSTRRRLRKAREVIEEGFDEKGKNKLK